In one Fodinicola acaciae genomic region, the following are encoded:
- a CDS encoding NAD(P)/FAD-dependent oxidoreductase, with product MIRNGDVSFWYAQTGLPGCRDGLPGDLAVDVAIVGAGFTGLWTAYYLKKAQPDLRIAVLEKEFAGFGASGRNGGWLTAGLAGSAERYAASRGRPATIGLQRAMFAAVDEVIRVAAEEGIDADIVKGGNVEVARSRAQLERLGQEYQHLRQWGYGEADVSTLDGGELARRIGIDGAIGGIFSPHCARIQPAKLVRGLAEAVEKTGVRIYEQTTVRRVEPRRVRTDCGTVSADIVLRCLEGFTAGLAGERRTWLPMNSSMIVTEPLPDAFWSEIGWDGAETVGDLAHAYMYAQRTADSRIALGGRGVPYRFGSRTDHSGATQERTVAALSRLLHEMFPAARQTPIAHAWCGVLGVPRDWCATVQFDRPSGLGAAGGYVGHGVTTTNLAGRTLRDLVLRRDTELTRLPWVGRRVRRWEPEPLRFLGVRSLYLLYRIADRQEYAGRATTSPIARFANVIAGR from the coding sequence ATGATCCGCAACGGCGACGTTTCCTTCTGGTACGCGCAGACCGGACTGCCTGGCTGTCGCGACGGCCTGCCCGGTGACCTGGCGGTCGACGTGGCGATCGTCGGCGCCGGCTTCACCGGCCTGTGGACCGCGTACTACCTCAAGAAGGCACAGCCCGACCTGCGGATCGCCGTGCTGGAGAAGGAGTTCGCCGGCTTCGGTGCCTCCGGACGTAACGGCGGCTGGCTGACCGCGGGACTGGCAGGCTCGGCTGAGCGATATGCGGCCAGCCGCGGCCGGCCGGCCACCATCGGGCTGCAGCGAGCGATGTTCGCGGCCGTCGACGAGGTGATCCGCGTCGCAGCTGAGGAAGGCATCGACGCCGACATCGTCAAAGGCGGCAACGTCGAGGTCGCCCGCAGCCGCGCGCAGTTGGAGCGGCTCGGCCAGGAATACCAGCACCTGCGGCAGTGGGGCTACGGCGAGGCCGATGTGTCCACATTGGACGGTGGCGAGCTGGCCAGGCGGATCGGCATCGATGGCGCCATCGGCGGCATCTTCAGTCCGCACTGCGCGCGCATCCAGCCGGCCAAGCTGGTGCGCGGATTGGCCGAAGCCGTCGAGAAAACCGGCGTGCGGATCTACGAGCAGACGACCGTGCGACGGGTGGAGCCGCGGCGCGTACGCACCGACTGCGGCACCGTCAGCGCCGACATTGTGTTGCGGTGCCTGGAAGGATTCACCGCCGGCCTGGCCGGCGAGCGGCGCACCTGGCTGCCGATGAACTCCTCCATGATCGTCACCGAGCCGCTGCCGGACGCGTTCTGGTCGGAAATTGGCTGGGATGGCGCGGAAACCGTCGGCGACCTGGCGCACGCGTACATGTACGCGCAGCGCACCGCCGACAGCCGCATCGCGCTCGGTGGTCGCGGCGTGCCGTATCGGTTTGGCTCGCGCACCGACCACAGTGGCGCCACGCAGGAGCGTACGGTGGCGGCGCTTTCGCGGCTGTTGCACGAGATGTTCCCGGCCGCGCGCCAAACTCCGATCGCGCACGCGTGGTGTGGCGTGCTCGGCGTGCCGCGGGACTGGTGCGCGACCGTACAGTTCGACCGACCGAGCGGTCTGGGCGCGGCCGGTGGATACGTCGGACATGGCGTGACGACGACCAATCTCGCCGGCCGTACGCTGCGTGACCTGGTGTTGCGGCGCGACACCGAGCTGACCCGGCTGCCGTGGGTCGGCCGCCGGGTGCGCCGCTGGGAGCCGGAGCCGTTGCGTTTTCTCGGCGTACGCTCGCTCTATCTGCTTTACCGGATCGCCGACCGGCAGGAATACGCCGGTCGTGCGACCACGAGTCCTATTGCGCGTTTCGCCAACGTGATCGCCGGCAGGTAA
- the trpC gene encoding indole-3-glycerol phosphate synthase TrpC — MSFLDDVIARSKAAVEERQAAVPLDEMKRRATIAPHAKDALRALRAPGVGVIAEVKRSSPSAGALADIRDPAALAREYELGGARCISVLTEGHYFGGSLEDLVAVRSAVDVLVLRKDFVVSSYQVLEARAHGADLVLLIVAALEQNVLVGLLERIESLGMTALVEVHDEAEADRALEAGAKVIGVNARDLGTLEVDKSIFERIAPGLPSEIVKIAESGVKSTHDLIAYASAGADAVLVGEGLVTDRSPRQAVADLVTAGSHPATPRPSR; from the coding sequence ATGAGCTTTCTCGACGACGTGATCGCGCGGTCCAAGGCAGCCGTGGAGGAGCGTCAGGCGGCGGTGCCGCTGGATGAGATGAAAAGACGCGCGACCATTGCTCCGCATGCAAAAGACGCGTTGCGCGCGCTGCGTGCGCCGGGGGTCGGCGTGATTGCCGAGGTGAAGCGGTCGTCGCCGTCGGCCGGTGCGCTCGCCGACATCCGCGACCCGGCGGCGCTGGCGCGTGAGTACGAGCTCGGCGGTGCGCGCTGTATCAGTGTGCTCACCGAGGGCCACTATTTCGGTGGATCGCTGGAAGATCTGGTCGCCGTACGATCCGCGGTCGACGTCTTGGTGCTGCGCAAGGACTTCGTCGTCAGCTCTTATCAGGTGCTGGAGGCTCGCGCGCACGGCGCCGATCTGGTGCTGCTGATCGTCGCCGCGCTGGAACAGAACGTGTTGGTCGGCCTGCTGGAGCGGATCGAGTCGCTCGGCATGACCGCGCTGGTCGAGGTGCACGACGAGGCCGAAGCCGACCGCGCGCTGGAGGCCGGCGCGAAGGTGATCGGTGTCAACGCGCGCGACCTCGGCACGCTGGAGGTGGACAAGTCCATCTTCGAGCGGATCGCGCCGGGCCTGCCGTCGGAGATCGTGAAGATCGCCGAGTCCGGCGTGAAGAGCACGCACGACCTGATCGCGTACGCGTCCGCCGGCGCCGACGCGGTGCTGGTCGGCGAGGGCCTGGTCACCGACCGCAGTCCTCGCCAGGCGGTCGCCGACCTGGTCACCGCCGGATCCCACCCCGCGACCCCGAGGCCGTCACGATGA
- the trpB gene encoding tryptophan synthase subunit beta has translation MTTTEGPDTRGYFGVYGGRFVPEALIAALDELDVEYRKALSDKEFVGELERMGRDYAGLPSLLYEARRLSEKAGARILLKREDLNHTGAHKVRNVLGQALLTKRMGKRRVIAETGAGQHGVATATAAAYLDLECTVYMGEEDTRRQALNVARMRMLGAEVVSVKSGSRTLKDAMNEAFRDWVASVDYTHYVVGSVGGPHPFPAMVRDFVRGIGVEARAQSLELLDRLPDAVCACVGGGSNALGIFHAFIPDADVRLFGFEAGGDGVETGRHAAAITAGGAGVLHGARTYLLQDEDGQTIESHSISAGLDYPAVGPEHAWLSDTGRATYEPVTDAEAMQAFRLLCRTEGIIPAIESAHGLAGALRIAPRLATELGREPIVLVNLSGRGDKDMETAAKWFGLLEEKS, from the coding sequence ATGACCACCACAGAAGGCCCTGACACCCGCGGCTACTTCGGCGTGTACGGCGGCCGGTTCGTACCAGAGGCGCTGATCGCCGCGCTCGACGAGTTGGACGTCGAATATCGCAAAGCGTTGTCCGACAAGGAATTCGTCGGCGAGCTGGAGCGGATGGGCCGCGACTACGCCGGCCTGCCGAGCCTGCTCTACGAGGCCAGGCGGCTGTCGGAGAAAGCCGGCGCGCGGATCCTGCTCAAGCGCGAGGACCTCAACCACACCGGCGCGCACAAGGTGCGCAACGTGCTCGGCCAGGCGCTGCTGACCAAGCGGATGGGGAAGCGGCGGGTCATCGCCGAGACCGGCGCCGGTCAGCACGGCGTGGCGACCGCGACGGCGGCGGCATACCTGGATCTCGAGTGCACCGTCTACATGGGTGAGGAAGACACCCGGCGGCAGGCGCTCAACGTCGCGCGGATGCGGATGCTCGGCGCTGAGGTCGTGTCGGTGAAGTCCGGCAGCCGCACGCTGAAGGACGCGATGAACGAGGCCTTCCGCGACTGGGTGGCGTCGGTGGACTACACCCATTACGTGGTCGGCTCGGTCGGCGGACCGCATCCGTTCCCGGCGATGGTGCGCGACTTCGTACGCGGCATCGGCGTCGAAGCGCGCGCGCAGTCCCTTGAGCTGCTCGACCGGCTGCCGGACGCGGTGTGTGCCTGCGTCGGCGGTGGCTCCAACGCGCTCGGCATCTTCCACGCCTTCATTCCGGACGCGGACGTGCGGCTGTTCGGCTTCGAGGCCGGCGGAGATGGCGTCGAGACCGGCCGGCACGCGGCGGCGATCACCGCGGGCGGGGCCGGTGTGCTGCACGGCGCGCGCACGTACCTGCTGCAGGACGAGGACGGCCAGACCATCGAGTCGCACTCGATCTCGGCCGGCCTGGACTATCCGGCGGTCGGTCCGGAGCACGCCTGGCTGTCGGACACTGGCCGCGCCACGTACGAGCCGGTCACCGACGCCGAGGCGATGCAGGCCTTCCGGCTGCTGTGCCGCACCGAGGGCATCATCCCGGCGATCGAGAGCGCGCACGGCCTCGCCGGTGCGCTGCGGATCGCGCCGCGGCTGGCCACCGAGCTGGGTCGGGAGCCGATCGTGCTGGTCAACCTGTCCGGTCGCGGCGACAAGGACATGGAGACCGCCGCCAAGTGGTTTGGCCTGCTGGAGGAAAAATCGTGA
- the trpA gene encoding tryptophan synthase subunit alpha, with protein sequence MTVASAFGSRPVLVGYLPAGYPSVPGAIDAIKAMVDAGVDIVEIGLPYSDPVIDGPVIQAASQAALDRGVRTSDLIHTVEAVAATGVPTLVMTYWNPVLRYGVDRFATDLANAGGAGLITPDLIPDEAADWLAVADKHNLDKVFLVSPSSTDARIASTVAVCRGFVYATSVMGVTGARAQTSNAAPTLVSRVRQVTDLPVGVGLGVSNGEQAAEVASFADAVIVGSALVRCLLDAEDEAAGVRALVALTEDLAAGVRG encoded by the coding sequence GTGACCGTCGCGTCGGCATTCGGATCGCGGCCGGTGCTCGTCGGCTATCTGCCGGCCGGCTATCCGTCGGTGCCCGGCGCCATCGACGCGATCAAGGCAATGGTCGACGCCGGCGTCGACATCGTCGAGATCGGCCTGCCGTACTCGGACCCGGTCATCGACGGCCCGGTGATCCAGGCGGCATCGCAGGCCGCGCTGGACCGAGGCGTACGCACCTCCGACCTCATCCACACCGTCGAAGCCGTCGCCGCCACCGGCGTGCCGACGCTGGTCATGACGTACTGGAACCCTGTCCTGCGCTATGGCGTCGACCGGTTTGCCACTGACCTGGCCAACGCCGGGGGAGCGGGCCTGATCACCCCGGACCTGATCCCCGACGAGGCAGCCGACTGGCTCGCGGTCGCCGACAAGCACAATCTCGACAAGGTCTTCCTGGTGTCGCCATCCTCCACCGACGCCCGTATCGCCTCGACCGTCGCCGTTTGTCGCGGGTTTGTCTACGCCACCTCGGTGATGGGCGTGACAGGCGCACGCGCACAGACCTCCAACGCCGCGCCGACCCTGGTTTCCCGCGTACGCCAGGTGACGGATCTGCCGGTTGGTGTGGGGCTCGGCGTGAGCAACGGCGAACAGGCAGCCGAGGTGGCTTCGTTTGCCGATGCGGTGATCGTGGGGTCGGCGTTGGTGCGGTGTCTGTTGGATGCTGAGGACGAGGCGGCGGGGGTACGTGCCCTGGTTGCGCTGACGGAGGATCTTGCTGCGGGGGTGCGGGGGTAG
- the lgt gene encoding prolipoprotein diacylglyceryl transferase, translating into MTSAILASIPSPTQNVWFLGPIPLRAYAIAIIIGIVVAVWLTDRRLKARGGPAGAVTDVALWAVPFGIVGGRLYHVITTPGPYFGPDGHLIDIVKIWNGGLGIWGAVALGALGAWLGCRRIGLPLGVLADAAAPGLVFAQAIGRLGNYFNNELYGGQTSLPWGLVVHQMDPATGHAVSTLPGTYHPTFLYELLWNAGVGLLVIWADKKFRLGHGRAFALYVMAYTVGRFWVEALRIDEAQMFFGLRLNDWTSIVVFIGGLAYFLWQRGPREQLRILDGGRKVEVITDGEPKETVSLAKDEESKEESAEPDSKAEAPADKA; encoded by the coding sequence GTGACTTCGGCCATCTTGGCGTCGATTCCCAGTCCGACGCAGAACGTGTGGTTTCTCGGCCCGATCCCGCTGCGTGCGTACGCGATCGCGATCATCATCGGGATCGTCGTCGCGGTGTGGCTGACCGACCGGCGCCTGAAGGCGCGTGGCGGGCCGGCTGGTGCGGTGACGGATGTCGCGTTGTGGGCCGTGCCGTTCGGCATCGTCGGTGGACGGCTCTATCACGTGATCACGACGCCGGGGCCGTACTTCGGGCCGGATGGTCACCTGATCGACATCGTGAAGATCTGGAACGGTGGCCTCGGCATCTGGGGGGCGGTGGCGCTCGGTGCGCTCGGTGCGTGGCTGGGGTGCCGGCGGATCGGCCTGCCGCTCGGGGTGCTGGCCGACGCGGCCGCGCCGGGGTTGGTGTTCGCGCAGGCGATCGGCCGGCTGGGCAACTACTTCAACAACGAGTTGTACGGCGGCCAGACCTCGCTGCCGTGGGGCCTGGTCGTCCACCAGATGGACCCGGCGACCGGTCACGCCGTGTCGACGCTGCCGGGCACCTACCATCCGACCTTCCTGTACGAGCTGCTGTGGAACGCTGGCGTCGGCCTGTTGGTGATCTGGGCTGACAAGAAGTTCCGGCTCGGCCACGGCCGCGCGTTCGCCTTGTACGTGATGGCCTACACGGTCGGCCGGTTCTGGGTCGAGGCGTTGCGGATCGACGAGGCCCAGATGTTCTTCGGCCTGCGGCTCAACGACTGGACGTCGATCGTCGTGTTCATCGGCGGCCTCGCGTACTTCCTGTGGCAGCGCGGACCGCGCGAGCAGCTCCGGATCCTCGACGGTGGCCGCAAGGTCGAGGTGATTACCGATGGTGAGCCGAAAGAAACCGTGAGTCTGGCGAAAGACGAGGAAAGTAAAGAAGAATCGGCCGAGCCGGACAGCAAGGCCGAGGCGCCGGCCGACAAAGCCTGA
- the gltB gene encoding glutamate synthase large subunit: protein MNFSAVPPAQGLYDPAFEHDSCGVAFVADALGRRSHQIVAHGLTAVRNMEHRGAAGAEVNSGDGAGILLQIPDGFFRAVVDFDLPENGSYVTGLVFLPANDDDESAAREIIDRIVAEENGSVLGWREPPVDPSDLGPTALGVLPRVRQIFLSFRGSGGEVLSGLPLERMAFVARKRIEHQSEAVGVGVYFPSLSGRTMVYKGMLTTEQLGNFYADLTDPRADSAIALVHSRFSTNTFPSWPLAHPYRYIAHNGEINTIQGNRNWMRAREALLATPEINEAFGGDVERIFPICTPGASDSATFDEVLELLHLGGRSLPHAVLMMIPEAWENNDDMDPARRAFYEFHASLMEPWDGPACVAFTDGTQIGAVLDRNGLRPGRWWRTRDDLVVLASEAGVLDIDPADVIAKGRLRPGRMFLVDTSRGRIVEDDEIKAELAAEHPYDDWLHAGLMRLEGLPEREHVTYGHESVQRRQQTFGYTEEELRIILTPMAATGAEAIGSMGSDTPIAVLSKRPRLLYDYFAQLFAQVTNPPLDAIREEIVTSVGDTIGAEQNLLVPGPASCRQIVLPFPVIDNDELAKIVHIDEDGDMPGFKAVTVSGLYRVKDGGEGMRARLAEICRHISEAIEDGARLIVLSDRDSTEDLAPIPSLLLTSCVHHHLVRERTRTRVGLVVEAGDAREVHHVALLLGYGAAAVNTYLAFETIEDMIAGGQLTGIEPQKAIRNYVKALGKGVLKVMSKMGISTVASYTGAQVFEAVGLSKELIDQHFTGTTSKLGGVGLDALADEVAARHAKAWPANPTDRAHRRLEVGGEYQWRREGELHLFNPETVFLLQHATRTRKYEIFKKYTSSVDALSEKAATLRGLFGFSSDRKPIPLEEVEPASEIVKRFSTGAMSYGSISAEAHETLAIAMNQLGARSNTGEGGEDSDRLRDPRRRSAIKQVASGRFGVTSDYLVHSDDIQIKMAQGAKPGEGGQLPGHKVYPWVARTRHSTPGVGLISPPPHHDIYSIEDLAQLIHDLKNANPEARIHVKLVAEVGVGTVAAGVSKAHADVVLISGHDGGTGAAPLTSLKHAGGPWELGLAETQQTLLLNNLRDRIVVQTDGQLKTGRDVVIAALLGAEEYGFATAPLVVSGCIMMRVCHLDTCPVGVATQNPKLREKFSGKAEYVVTFFEYIAEEVRELLAELGFRSLDEAIGHAEVLDTRRAVEHWKASGLDLSPLFVVPELPAGAALHNTTEQDHGLDKALDNTLIQLCEGALLDGSPVKLELPVRNVNRTVGTMLGSFVTRRFGEEGLPDDTIDITFTGTAGQSFGAFVPSGVTLRLLGDANDYVGKGLSGGRIVLRPDPVAPFPAEQNIIAGNTILYGATSGEAFLRGIVGERFGVRNSGALAVVEGVGDHGCEYMTGGTVVVLGPTGRNFAAGMSGGTAYVLNLDPKLVNREMVDLEEPSIEDTERLHDVLVRYAAETASPVAETLLADWERRRIEFTKIMPRDYRRVLEATRLAEQTGRDVAEAIMEAARG from the coding sequence GTGAATTTCTCTGCGGTTCCGCCTGCCCAAGGTCTTTATGACCCGGCATTCGAGCACGATTCCTGCGGCGTGGCATTCGTTGCCGACGCACTTGGCAGGCGCTCGCATCAGATAGTCGCGCACGGCCTGACCGCCGTACGCAACATGGAGCATCGCGGCGCCGCCGGCGCCGAGGTGAATTCCGGCGACGGGGCCGGAATTCTGCTCCAGATTCCGGACGGATTCTTCCGTGCGGTCGTCGATTTCGACCTGCCGGAAAACGGTTCCTACGTGACCGGCCTGGTTTTCCTGCCCGCCAACGACGATGACGAATCCGCCGCGCGCGAGATCATCGACCGGATCGTCGCCGAGGAGAACGGCAGCGTGCTCGGCTGGCGCGAGCCGCCGGTCGACCCGTCCGACCTCGGACCGACCGCGCTCGGCGTGCTGCCGCGGGTGCGGCAGATCTTCCTGAGTTTCCGCGGATCCGGCGGCGAAGTTCTTTCCGGTCTGCCGCTCGAGCGGATGGCTTTTGTCGCGCGTAAACGGATCGAGCACCAGTCGGAGGCGGTCGGCGTCGGCGTCTACTTCCCGTCGCTGTCCGGTCGCACGATGGTCTACAAGGGCATGCTCACCACCGAGCAGCTCGGCAACTTTTACGCCGACCTCACGGATCCGCGCGCGGACAGCGCCATCGCGCTGGTGCACAGCCGGTTTTCCACCAACACGTTCCCGTCCTGGCCGCTGGCACATCCCTACCGTTACATCGCGCACAACGGCGAGATCAACACGATCCAGGGCAACCGCAACTGGATGCGCGCCCGCGAGGCGCTGCTGGCCACGCCGGAGATCAACGAGGCCTTCGGCGGCGACGTCGAGCGGATTTTCCCGATCTGTACGCCGGGAGCCAGCGACTCGGCCACCTTCGACGAGGTGCTGGAGCTGCTGCATCTCGGTGGCCGCAGCCTGCCGCACGCGGTGCTGATGATGATCCCGGAGGCGTGGGAAAACAACGACGACATGGACCCGGCGCGGCGCGCGTTCTACGAGTTCCACGCGTCGCTGATGGAGCCGTGGGACGGTCCAGCCTGTGTCGCTTTCACCGACGGCACCCAGATCGGCGCGGTGCTCGACCGCAACGGCCTGCGTCCGGGCCGGTGGTGGCGTACCCGCGACGACCTGGTCGTGCTGGCCAGCGAGGCCGGCGTGTTGGACATCGATCCGGCCGACGTCATCGCGAAAGGCCGGCTCCGGCCGGGCCGGATGTTCCTGGTCGACACCTCGCGGGGCCGGATCGTCGAGGACGACGAGATCAAGGCCGAGCTGGCCGCCGAGCATCCGTACGACGACTGGCTGCACGCCGGCCTGATGCGGCTGGAAGGCCTGCCGGAACGCGAGCACGTCACGTACGGCCACGAGTCGGTGCAGCGCCGGCAGCAGACTTTCGGCTACACCGAAGAAGAACTGCGGATCATCCTGACGCCGATGGCGGCCACCGGTGCGGAGGCGATCGGCTCGATGGGCAGTGACACGCCGATCGCCGTGCTGTCCAAGCGGCCACGGCTGCTCTACGACTACTTCGCACAACTTTTCGCGCAGGTGACCAATCCGCCGCTGGACGCCATCCGGGAGGAGATCGTCACCAGCGTCGGCGACACCATCGGCGCCGAGCAGAACCTGCTCGTGCCGGGCCCGGCCAGCTGCCGGCAGATCGTGTTGCCGTTCCCGGTGATCGACAACGACGAGCTCGCCAAGATCGTGCACATCGACGAGGACGGCGACATGCCTGGCTTCAAGGCGGTCACCGTGTCCGGCCTCTACCGGGTCAAGGACGGCGGCGAGGGGATGCGCGCGCGGCTGGCGGAGATCTGCCGGCACATCTCCGAGGCGATCGAGGACGGCGCGCGGCTGATCGTGCTCTCCGACCGTGACTCGACCGAGGACCTGGCGCCGATCCCGTCGCTGTTGCTCACGTCGTGCGTACACCACCATCTCGTCCGCGAGCGCACGCGTACGCGGGTCGGCCTGGTGGTGGAGGCCGGGGACGCGCGTGAGGTCCACCACGTGGCTCTCCTGCTCGGTTACGGCGCCGCCGCGGTCAACACCTATCTGGCCTTCGAGACCATCGAGGACATGATCGCCGGCGGCCAGCTCACCGGCATCGAGCCGCAGAAGGCGATCCGCAACTACGTCAAGGCGCTCGGCAAGGGTGTCCTGAAGGTCATGAGCAAGATGGGGATCTCGACGGTCGCGTCGTACACCGGCGCGCAGGTGTTCGAGGCGGTCGGCCTGTCCAAGGAGCTCATCGACCAGCATTTCACCGGTACGACGAGCAAACTCGGCGGCGTCGGCCTGGACGCGCTGGCCGACGAGGTGGCCGCGCGGCACGCGAAGGCGTGGCCGGCCAACCCGACCGACCGCGCGCACCGGCGGCTGGAGGTCGGCGGCGAATACCAGTGGCGCCGCGAGGGCGAGCTGCATCTTTTCAACCCGGAGACGGTTTTCCTGCTGCAGCACGCCACCCGTACGCGCAAATACGAGATTTTCAAGAAATACACCTCGTCGGTCGACGCGCTGTCGGAGAAGGCGGCCACACTGCGCGGCCTGTTCGGTTTTTCCTCCGACCGCAAGCCGATTCCGCTCGAGGAGGTCGAGCCGGCCAGCGAGATCGTCAAGCGGTTCTCCACCGGCGCGATGAGCTACGGTTCGATTTCGGCCGAGGCACACGAAACTCTGGCGATCGCGATGAACCAGCTCGGCGCGCGGTCCAACACCGGCGAAGGCGGCGAGGACTCCGACCGGCTGCGCGACCCGCGCCGGCGCAGCGCGATCAAGCAGGTCGCGTCCGGGCGTTTCGGTGTCACCAGTGACTATCTGGTGCACTCCGACGACATCCAGATCAAGATGGCGCAGGGCGCCAAGCCGGGCGAAGGCGGCCAGCTGCCGGGTCACAAGGTCTATCCGTGGGTCGCGCGTACGCGGCACTCCACGCCTGGCGTCGGCCTGATCAGTCCGCCGCCACATCACGACATCTATTCGATCGAGGATCTGGCGCAGCTGATCCACGACCTGAAAAACGCCAACCCCGAGGCGCGTATCCACGTCAAGCTGGTCGCCGAGGTCGGCGTCGGCACGGTCGCGGCCGGAGTTTCCAAGGCTCACGCCGATGTCGTGCTGATCTCCGGCCACGACGGTGGTACGGGCGCGGCTCCGCTCACCTCGCTGAAGCACGCCGGCGGTCCGTGGGAGCTGGGTTTGGCCGAGACGCAGCAAACCCTGCTGCTCAACAACCTGCGCGACCGGATCGTCGTACAGACCGACGGCCAGCTCAAGACCGGTCGCGATGTCGTCATCGCCGCCCTGCTCGGCGCGGAGGAGTACGGTTTCGCGACCGCGCCGCTGGTGGTCTCCGGTTGCATCATGATGCGGGTCTGTCATCTCGACACCTGTCCGGTCGGCGTCGCGACGCAGAACCCGAAGCTGCGGGAGAAGTTCAGCGGCAAGGCCGAATATGTGGTGACCTTCTTCGAATACATCGCAGAAGAGGTCCGCGAGTTGTTGGCAGAGCTCGGATTCCGGTCGCTGGACGAGGCGATCGGCCACGCCGAGGTGCTCGACACGCGCCGCGCGGTCGAGCACTGGAAGGCCTCCGGCCTCGACCTGTCACCGCTGTTCGTGGTGCCGGAGCTGCCGGCCGGTGCAGCGCTGCATAACACCACCGAGCAGGATCACGGGCTGGACAAGGCGCTGGACAACACGCTGATCCAGCTGTGCGAAGGCGCACTGCTGGACGGCTCGCCGGTCAAGCTGGAGCTGCCGGTACGCAACGTCAACCGTACGGTCGGCACCATGCTCGGCTCGTTCGTGACTCGGCGGTTCGGCGAGGAGGGCCTGCCGGACGACACGATCGACATCACCTTCACCGGCACCGCCGGCCAGTCGTTCGGCGCGTTCGTGCCGTCGGGCGTGACGCTCCGGTTGCTTGGCGACGCCAACGACTACGTCGGCAAGGGGCTGTCCGGCGGCCGGATCGTGCTGCGGCCGGACCCGGTGGCGCCGTTCCCGGCCGAGCAGAACATCATCGCCGGCAACACGATCCTCTACGGCGCGACCAGTGGCGAGGCGTTCCTGCGCGGCATCGTCGGCGAACGCTTCGGCGTACGTAACTCCGGCGCGCTCGCCGTCGTCGAAGGCGTCGGCGACCACGGCTGCGAATACATGACCGGCGGCACGGTCGTCGTGCTCGGCCCCACCGGCCGTAACTTCGCCGCCGGCATGTCCGGTGGCACCGCGTACGTGCTCAACCTCGACCCCAAGCTGGTCAACCGCGAGATGGTCGATCTGGAGGAGCCGTCGATCGAGGACACCGAGCGGCTGCACGACGTACTTGTCCGCTATGCCGCGGAAACCGCGTCGCCGGTGGCCGAGACGCTGTTGGCCGACTGGGAGCGCCGGCGGATCGAGTTCACGAAGATCATGCCGCGTGACTACCGGCGTGTCCTGGAGGCGACCCGGCTGGCCGAGCAGACCGGCCGGGATGTCGCCGAGGCGATCATGGAGGCGGCCCGTGGCTGA